A single region of the Undibacterium piscinae genome encodes:
- a CDS encoding phenylacetate--CoA ligase family protein, which translates to MVSGLLFPLHERLKKHQTLALRRQMEISQWWSAEQLQDLQLARLKRLLTHAQHHVPYYRELFARLGFQAEQVSSLKDLQALPFLNKAEIRGNTEALKSELASGLARFNTGGSSGEPLIFFIGKERVSHDVAAKWRATRWWDVDIGDREIVVWGSPIELGAQDNVRALRDKIFRTKLLPAFEMSEQKLDGFLEQIRQTRPKMLFGYPSALSHFARHADSRGLSMDKLGIAVAFVTSERLYDEQRSQIAATFGCRVANGYGGRDAGFIAHQCPHGSMHITAEDIIVEIVNPQGIPVPAGESGEIVVTHLATSEFPFIRYRTGDIGILADTPCSCGRGLPVLKEIQGRSTDFLIAQNGTVMHGLALIYILRDLPQVRAFKIIQESLDLTRVLVVLEQELSPELKQKIIHGFQARLGTGVTIQVEQVAEIPAEKSGKFRYVISKIGTN; encoded by the coding sequence GAGCGCCTGAAAAAGCACCAGACGCTAGCGCTGCGCCGGCAAATGGAAATATCCCAATGGTGGAGCGCAGAACAACTGCAAGACTTGCAGCTGGCACGCCTGAAGCGCTTATTGACGCATGCCCAGCATCATGTTCCCTACTACCGGGAACTGTTTGCCCGCTTAGGTTTCCAGGCTGAACAGGTATCGTCACTAAAAGACCTGCAAGCTCTGCCGTTTTTGAACAAGGCCGAAATACGCGGCAACACCGAAGCGCTCAAGTCAGAACTGGCCAGCGGCTTAGCCAGGTTCAATACCGGCGGCTCCAGCGGCGAGCCGCTGATATTCTTTATCGGCAAAGAGCGGGTCAGCCATGATGTCGCCGCCAAATGGCGCGCCACCCGCTGGTGGGACGTGGATATCGGCGACCGCGAAATCGTGGTGTGGGGCTCGCCCATAGAGCTGGGTGCACAGGATAATGTGCGCGCACTCCGCGATAAAATATTTCGCACCAAACTGCTGCCGGCGTTTGAGATGTCGGAACAAAAACTCGATGGTTTTCTCGAACAGATACGCCAGACCCGCCCTAAGATGTTGTTCGGCTACCCATCGGCGCTCTCGCACTTTGCGCGACATGCCGACAGCCGCGGCCTGAGCATGGATAAACTCGGCATCGCGGTTGCCTTCGTCACGTCGGAACGCCTGTACGACGAACAGCGCAGCCAGATCGCCGCCACCTTTGGCTGCCGCGTCGCCAATGGCTACGGCGGACGTGATGCAGGGTTTATCGCGCACCAGTGTCCGCATGGCAGCATGCACATCACGGCCGAAGACATCATCGTCGAAATCGTCAATCCGCAAGGAATACCGGTACCGGCTGGCGAATCCGGCGAAATTGTCGTCACTCATCTGGCCACCAGTGAATTTCCCTTCATACGCTACCGTACCGGCGATATCGGCATTCTTGCCGACACGCCCTGCTCGTGCGGTCGCGGCTTGCCGGTACTCAAGGAAATCCAGGGCCGCAGCACCGATTTCCTGATCGCACAAAATGGTACCGTCATGCACGGCCTGGCGCTGATCTACATCTTGCGCGATTTGCCGCAAGTACGCGCCTTCAAGATCATTCAGGAAAGCCTGGATCTGACCCGTGTACTGGTCGTGTTAGAGCAGGAATTAAGCCCGGAGTTGAAGCAAAAAATTATCCACGGCTTTCAGGCTCGCCTTGGCACAGGCGTTACGATACAAGTGGAACAGGTAGCAGAAATCCCGGCAGAAAAATCCGGAAAATTCCGCTATGTGATTAGCAAAATCGGGACCAATTAA
- a CDS encoding glycosyltransferase family 4 protein — protein MNQALLIAYHFPPQAGSSGIQRTLSFSKNLREQNWQASVLSVNSAAYESQNASQLSQLPENLKVWRAWALDVKRHLGVFGRYPEILALPDRWASWWICAIPLGLWIIYKNQVKVIWTTYPIATAHLIGLTLKFLTKKAWVADFRDPMTQKNYPQGKWQRKTFLWIERKTIERCDMAVFTTQSAREIYRHRFPQVAQEKFEVIENGYDEDGFDPFQLKSISSPNEEKRKLSLLHSGELYSEGRDPTAFLKAIAALKLSQYLSADTLRIVLRATGDDQHFIALVLEYGVEDIVFIEPHIAYQDALREMLTVDGLLVFQGSAFNTQIPAKIYEYFRARKPILGLLDTSGETARVLHTAGFENTVNMTSVEDIQAGLTRFLSQVKLREAYTASDELVASSSRKYRAQQLAKIFSQIVD, from the coding sequence TTGAATCAAGCTTTGTTAATTGCTTATCATTTTCCTCCGCAAGCCGGAAGCAGTGGGATACAAAGAACTTTGAGTTTTAGTAAAAATCTTCGTGAGCAAAATTGGCAAGCAAGTGTTTTATCCGTGAATTCTGCTGCCTATGAGTCGCAAAATGCATCTCAATTGTCTCAATTGCCTGAAAATCTGAAAGTCTGGCGCGCTTGGGCCTTAGATGTAAAGCGTCATCTGGGCGTTTTTGGACGTTACCCAGAAATATTGGCTTTGCCGGATCGCTGGGCGTCGTGGTGGATCTGTGCGATACCTTTGGGCTTGTGGATAATCTACAAAAATCAGGTGAAGGTGATTTGGACAACCTATCCAATCGCAACCGCGCACTTGATAGGATTGACGCTGAAATTTCTGACAAAAAAAGCTTGGGTCGCCGATTTTCGCGATCCTATGACTCAGAAAAACTATCCGCAAGGGAAGTGGCAAAGAAAAACCTTTCTTTGGATAGAGAGAAAAACCATAGAGCGCTGTGATATGGCGGTTTTTACGACACAGAGTGCGCGTGAAATCTATAGACATCGCTTTCCTCAAGTTGCGCAGGAAAAGTTTGAAGTGATCGAGAATGGCTATGACGAAGATGGTTTTGATCCATTCCAATTGAAAAGTATCAGTTCGCCAAACGAAGAAAAAAGAAAATTAAGCTTATTGCATAGCGGTGAATTGTATTCTGAAGGGCGAGATCCAACAGCCTTCCTCAAGGCAATTGCAGCCTTGAAATTAAGCCAATATCTTAGTGCAGACACTCTGCGTATCGTTTTACGCGCAACAGGTGATGATCAACACTTTATAGCTTTGGTGTTGGAGTATGGCGTTGAGGATATTGTATTCATAGAGCCACATATTGCATATCAAGATGCCTTACGTGAAATGCTCACTGTAGATGGCTTATTGGTGTTCCAGGGAAGCGCTTTCAACACCCAGATACCGGCAAAAATTTATGAGTATTTTCGTGCTCGTAAACCTATTTTGGGTTTATTGGATACCAGTGGAGAAACGGCGAGAGTTCTACACACCGCAGGCTTTGAAAATACTGTCAATATGACCTCGGTAGAGGATATTCAAGCGGGATTAACACGGTTTTTGTCGCAAGTGAAATTGAGAGAGGCGTATACCGCATCAGACGAACTAGTCGCATCGTCTTCACGAAAATATAGGGCGCAGCAACTGGCAAAAATTTTTTCCCAAATAGTGGATTGA
- a CDS encoding lipopolysaccharide biosynthesis protein, with protein MSDKIKKEMLSGMKWVATGRLFTQLITWGMTFFVLRLLAPSDYGLVALSTAFTALFGLIAEFGFAAAIVQAKDVEKEQLASLFGYSLALNGLVTLLLVIGAPLIAMLYADSRLTIIIQVAACQFIISAFGTIPDARLRREMRFREMATIDFSTGAITGVLTLVFAYKGLGYWSLILSPLCGSVFRTLFLHFQLRDWVWPSLSLFPVRELVKFGGLTMAGRIAGHFLSQMDILIAGAFLGRDALGIYSVAMQLASMPLSKAMGVINQVAFPAMSRMNHNGSLTGERLLHGGKLISYLLFPVMWGLAAVAPFVVAILMGEKWKDAVLPLQVVCLVLPLRSICTLLTTAVSAFGRADIELKNTLTAFLIFPICLFVGVHYGVLGLSLSWFFGTPIYTYLTVRSSKDVLGFNYRDIFVALLGPFLTSSVMFLTVMMLTSFLNLSYLSIPSLLALVLIGVISNVCALFIFDRKTFSLCTRFISRKYSFKPE; from the coding sequence ATGAGCGACAAAATTAAAAAAGAAATGCTCTCCGGGATGAAATGGGTCGCGACTGGGCGCCTGTTTACGCAGCTCATCACGTGGGGTATGACGTTTTTCGTTTTGCGTTTACTTGCGCCATCTGATTATGGTTTGGTCGCATTAAGTACAGCGTTCACGGCCTTATTTGGATTGATTGCTGAGTTTGGGTTTGCCGCTGCTATTGTTCAGGCAAAAGACGTTGAAAAGGAACAACTTGCCAGTTTGTTTGGTTACTCGCTTGCTTTAAATGGACTAGTTACTTTACTACTGGTAATCGGTGCGCCTCTAATTGCTATGCTTTATGCAGATAGCCGACTCACTATCATAATTCAAGTTGCAGCATGTCAATTTATTATTAGCGCATTTGGTACGATACCAGATGCACGCTTACGTCGTGAAATGCGGTTTCGTGAAATGGCAACGATAGATTTTTCGACCGGAGCTATTACGGGTGTGTTGACTTTAGTCTTTGCGTATAAAGGGCTGGGGTATTGGTCACTGATACTGAGTCCCCTATGTGGTAGTGTTTTTCGTACACTTTTTTTGCATTTTCAGTTACGAGATTGGGTATGGCCATCGCTTTCCTTGTTCCCGGTACGCGAGTTAGTAAAATTTGGTGGTCTAACCATGGCTGGGCGTATAGCAGGCCATTTTTTGTCTCAAATGGATATATTGATTGCCGGAGCTTTTCTGGGCCGCGATGCCTTGGGAATATATTCGGTGGCAATGCAATTAGCGTCCATGCCACTGTCTAAGGCGATGGGAGTGATTAATCAAGTCGCATTTCCTGCGATGTCGCGCATGAATCACAATGGTAGCCTGACCGGTGAGCGATTATTGCACGGAGGGAAATTAATATCATACTTGCTATTTCCAGTTATGTGGGGCTTGGCAGCGGTTGCTCCGTTTGTGGTTGCAATATTGATGGGCGAAAAATGGAAAGATGCTGTACTGCCTCTGCAAGTAGTCTGTTTAGTTCTACCATTACGTTCAATTTGTACTTTACTTACTACGGCCGTTTCAGCATTTGGGCGCGCAGATATCGAATTGAAAAATACTTTGACGGCATTTTTAATTTTTCCAATATGTTTGTTTGTTGGTGTTCATTATGGCGTTCTAGGTTTGTCCCTTTCTTGGTTTTTTGGGACGCCTATATATACCTACTTAACAGTGCGCTCCTCAAAAGACGTTTTGGGCTTTAATTATCGAGATATTTTTGTCGCCTTACTTGGACCATTTTTGACATCGTCGGTCATGTTCTTAACAGTGATGATGCTGACTTCTTTTCTAAATTTAAGTTATCTCTCTATACCAAGTTTACTGGCTCTTGTCTTGATTGGCGTAATCAGCAATGTATGCGCATTGTTTATTTTCGATAGAAAAACTTTTTCTTTATGTACCCGCTTTATCTCGCGAAAATACTCTTTTAAACCCGAATAG
- a CDS encoding GNAT family N-acetyltransferase yields the protein MYCPIVDDALIYAYLGYDPDYLKLSVGTVLQWLALQDMFAETRFKIFDFEIIDTIAPVCQELSA from the coding sequence CTGTATTGCCCCATCGTAGATGATGCCCTGATTTACGCCTACCTAGGCTATGACCCCGACTATTTGAAGCTTTCTGTGGGGACGGTGCTTCAATGGCTGGCATTACAAGATATGTTTGCTGAGACTCGCTTTAAGATTTTTGATTTCGAAATTATTGATACGATTGCGCCAGTTTGTCAAGAGCTAAGCGCTTGA
- a CDS encoding MBOAT family protein — translation MSFLSFHFLLFLAITFVLVHKSGTRLNLRNNVMLFASYYFYMCWDWRFACLLLFNTLINFFAAERIAVSTDMRYRKWWLWMAVISGLGVLAYFKYANFFIETFSALLGGFGLQINAPMLQLILPIGISFYTFQSLSYTLDVYRGRQASCNSFRDFALFAAFFPTVLSGPITRAHQLLPQLQAIPQGGSGKIETGLFLLLRGFIKKIAFADVLAVHLVNPAFSDPSAYSSWFLLLAVYAYSFQIYMDLSGYTDIARGAANLLGFELPINFNRPYLADSVSNFWQRWHISMSGFFRDYLYFSVGGSKFGNAYLNLFITFVAIGMWHGAGWNFIVYGLIHGSVICIERFSRNRRVRLGLAPLKESGYLWLLRMIIVFQIVAFSRILFRAPDLAAAMKFASAILTPAGSAAPLSAIGIVALLLAVVCHFVPTRFSLAMYDLIRSRSSWQLAICLVFFVYVLIAMTSGKAPFVYFQF, via the coding sequence ATGTCATTCTTATCTTTTCACTTCCTACTTTTTCTTGCTATTACTTTTGTGTTGGTGCACAAAAGTGGGACGCGTCTAAATTTACGTAATAACGTCATGCTGTTTGCCAGTTACTATTTTTATATGTGCTGGGATTGGCGTTTTGCCTGTTTATTGCTATTCAACACTTTGATCAATTTTTTTGCTGCTGAGCGAATTGCAGTCAGCACAGATATGCGTTATCGAAAGTGGTGGCTATGGATGGCAGTTATTTCGGGTTTAGGCGTATTAGCATATTTTAAATATGCTAATTTTTTCATTGAAACTTTTTCGGCATTATTGGGTGGATTTGGTTTGCAAATCAATGCGCCGATGCTGCAGTTAATTTTACCTATAGGGATTTCCTTCTATACGTTTCAAAGTTTGTCGTACACTCTCGATGTGTATCGCGGACGGCAGGCCAGTTGCAATTCTTTTCGTGATTTTGCCTTATTTGCGGCGTTCTTTCCTACTGTGTTATCTGGACCAATTACGCGCGCCCATCAATTACTGCCTCAGCTACAAGCTATTCCTCAAGGCGGCTCAGGAAAAATTGAAACCGGGCTATTTTTGTTACTCCGCGGTTTTATAAAAAAAATTGCATTCGCTGATGTATTGGCCGTACATCTTGTCAATCCTGCGTTTTCCGATCCTAGTGCTTATTCAAGCTGGTTTTTGTTGCTCGCTGTTTATGCGTATAGCTTTCAAATCTACATGGATTTATCCGGTTACACCGATATCGCACGGGGCGCCGCAAATTTACTCGGTTTTGAATTACCTATCAATTTCAATCGACCTTATTTAGCTGACAGTGTTTCTAATTTTTGGCAACGTTGGCATATTTCCATGTCCGGATTTTTTCGGGATTACCTCTACTTTAGTGTAGGCGGCTCTAAATTTGGAAATGCTTACCTAAATTTATTCATTACATTTGTGGCAATTGGAATGTGGCATGGGGCCGGCTGGAACTTTATTGTCTATGGCCTGATACACGGCAGTGTGATTTGTATCGAGCGTTTTTCTCGAAATCGACGTGTTCGTCTAGGATTAGCTCCACTAAAAGAATCAGGATACCTGTGGTTATTGCGAATGATCATCGTGTTTCAGATCGTTGCTTTTTCTAGAATACTGTTCCGAGCACCGGACTTAGCGGCAGCGATGAAGTTTGCATCGGCCATTCTCACTCCCGCGGGTAGTGCTGCACCCTTAAGCGCGATTGGTATTGTTGCTTTGCTCTTGGCTGTTGTCTGTCATTTCGTCCCCACGCGTTTTAGCCTCGCAATGTATGACTTAATACGAAGTCGGAGTAGTTGGCAGCTTGCCATCTGCCTGGTCTTCTTTGTGTATGTGTTGATCGCGATGACTAGTGGCAAAGCACCGTTTGTGTATTTCCAATTTTGA
- a CDS encoding GNAT family N-acetyltransferase translates to MILLQKNMPKYSVENATNSRDDALILSAWRELLSDSTSAEKVYQTPEFFEFLIDTNNGNDHFEILVIRSFDTKHIVGVIPIRFRRQSFCFSLGPRSLAEPTLEVITLLGSVPLISAEHAAFEVLLKYLFETYPSCSALSMPSLGRDSAWHTYIQHSPVLENAYCQYVIDEWRECHLIPLAKNFEAYLQRFSSKKRFNLKRQVRLLREFGEVDMQLDRIEQGDQIPALIAARKSMVPAEWLPQLLGQKIYQGLAKQGLFLSYVLRSGDKAYAVIVATRSENKLLIHNIYYHPDVAHLSAGISILYMAIEDLINNLHMESIDLGYSNPANNHHASNQIEIRGHMLLLRKTWKNRLLISAHQAYVTLFNEIKKIIGKQQIRKLLDWIRR, encoded by the coding sequence ATGATCTTGTTACAAAAAAATATGCCGAAATATAGCGTGGAAAACGCCACAAATTCTAGGGATGATGCGCTTATCTTATCCGCGTGGAGAGAGCTGCTGTCTGATAGTACGAGTGCCGAAAAAGTGTATCAAACACCAGAATTTTTCGAATTTTTAATTGATACCAATAATGGTAACGACCATTTTGAAATACTCGTTATCAGAAGTTTCGATACCAAGCATATCGTTGGTGTCATCCCTATCCGCTTCCGGCGGCAGAGCTTTTGTTTTTCTTTAGGACCAAGATCACTTGCGGAGCCAACTCTGGAGGTAATTACACTACTGGGTAGTGTCCCATTAATCTCGGCTGAACATGCTGCTTTTGAGGTTTTGTTGAAATATCTATTTGAAACATACCCATCATGCAGCGCTCTGTCTATGCCTTCTTTGGGAAGGGATAGTGCTTGGCATACATATATACAGCATTCGCCTGTGCTCGAAAATGCCTATTGCCAATACGTGATAGACGAGTGGCGAGAATGTCATTTAATCCCCTTGGCAAAGAATTTTGAGGCGTATTTGCAACGCTTTAGTTCTAAAAAACGTTTCAACTTGAAGCGCCAAGTTCGACTATTGCGAGAATTTGGCGAGGTCGACATGCAACTGGATCGAATCGAGCAAGGGGATCAAATACCCGCTTTGATTGCCGCCAGAAAAAGCATGGTACCGGCCGAATGGTTGCCACAGTTACTAGGCCAAAAAATATATCAAGGCCTGGCAAAGCAAGGCTTGTTTCTATCCTATGTACTTAGGTCCGGGGACAAGGCATACGCCGTTATTGTTGCCACACGCTCTGAAAATAAATTGCTTATTCATAATATTTACTACCATCCAGACGTAGCACATTTATCTGCGGGTATTTCTATTTTGTATATGGCGATCGAGGACCTGATTAACAATCTCCATATGGAAAGTATCGATTTGGGCTACAGCAATCCCGCAAACAACCATCACGCATCGAATCAAATCGAAATTCGTGGGCATATGCTATTGCTAAGAAAAACTTGGAAAAATCGTTTACTGATATCTGCTCATCAAGCCTATGTCACTTTGTTTAATGAAATAAAGAAAATTATAGGAAAGCAGCAAATCCGCAAGTTGCTTGATTGGATTCGGAGATAA